Proteins encoded by one window of Xenopus tropicalis strain Nigerian chromosome 6, UCB_Xtro_10.0, whole genome shotgun sequence:
- the bmi1 gene encoding polycomb complex protein BMI-1: MHRTTRIKITELNPHLMCVLCGGYFIDATTIIECLHSFCKTCIVRYLETSKYCPICDVQVHKTRPLLNIRADKTLQDIVYKLVPGLFKGEMKRRRDFYAAHPSADASNGSNEDRGEVADEDKRIITDDEIISLSIEFFDQNRADRKGSKDKEKSKEEANDKRYLRCPAALTVMHLRKFLRSKMDIPSNFQIDVMYEEEPLKDYYTLMDIAYIYTWRRNGPLPLKYRVRPTCKRMKINPHTDRITNTSGDMESDSGSDKAGSLGGGMPSTSSCMPSPSTPVQSPHPQFPHISSTMNGTSSSSSHQNPFANRARKISLNGASAISSG; this comes from the exons ATGCATCGGACCACCAGGATTAAAATTACCGAGTTAAACCCACACCTCATGTGTGTGCTGTGTGGCGGATACTTCATAGATGCTACAACCATAATCGAATGTCTCCATTCCT TTTGTAAAACCTGCATCGTTCGGTATCTGGAGACCAGCAAATACTGTCCGATCTGTGATGTTCAAGTACATAAAACCAGGCCCCTTCTCAACATCAG gGCAGACAAAACCCTTCAGGATATTGTGTATAAGTTGGTGCCAGGGCTTTTCAAAG GTGAAATGAAGAGGAGAAGAGACTTTTATGCTGCTCATCCTTCTGCAGATG CTTCCAATGGCTCCAACGAGGATAGAGGAGAGGTCGCAGACGAGGACAAGAGGATCATTACGGACGATGAGATCATTAGCTTGTCCATCGAGTTCTTTGACCAAAACAG GGCTGATCGGAAGGGAAGCAAAGACAAAGAGAAATCCAAGGAAGAG GCCAATGACAAGCGCTACCTGCGCTGCCCAGCCGCCCTCACAGTCATGCATCTAAGGAAGTTCCTGAGAAGTAAGATGGACATCCCCAGCAATTTCCAG ATCGATGTGATGTACGAGGAGGAACCGCTGAAGGACTATTACACCTTAATGGATATTGCTTATATCTACACCTGGAGAAGG AACGGGCCCCTTCCGTTGAAGTACAGAGTAAGACCGACCTGTAAAAGAATGAAGATAAACCCACACACCGACAGGATAACCAACACTAGCGGGGACATGGAAAGTGACTCTGGCAGCGACAAAGCGGGCAGCCTGGGTGGCGGCATGCCTTCCACCTCCTCCTGTATGCCAAGCCCCAGCACCCCTGTGCAGTCCCCGCACCCACAGTTCCCCCACATCTCCAGCACCATGAATGGAACCAGCTCCAGCAGCAGCCACCAGAACCCCTTCGCCAACAGAGCAAGGAAAATATCCTTAAACGGAGCCTCTGCCATCTCTTCGGGATGA
- the commd3 gene encoding COMM domain-containing protein 3 encodes MELSEDLQRGLHRLADPALFTPKSFAALIRAAFLSVSEAQAAETALDDAELQPIEPALVKHCHAAATTCILEAVKHNADRAGLSTFLEDCKFDKDRTELFWTEYQKNKESLETLLGSIGTSPPHITDVTWRLQYQIKSNQLYRHYRPGYLVNLTVESSDANQKPDISFNCSMEQLQDLLGKLRDAAKSLERTSQM; translated from the exons ATGGAGCTGTCGGAGGACTTACAGAGGGGCTTGCACCGCTTAGCGGATCCAGCACTATTCACCCCTAAATCCTTCGCTGCCCTTATTCGGGCGGCCTTCCTAAGTGTTAGCGAGGCCCAGGCCGCAGAGACAGCCTTAG ATGATGCAGAGCTGCAGCCCATTGAGCCAGCACTCGTTAAGCACTGCCATGCTGCAGCCACAACTTGTATTCTGGAGGCAGTGAAGCACAATGCAGACAGAGCAGGCCTAAG cACCTTCCTAGAAGACTGTAAATTTGACAAAGACAGAACAGAACTCTTTTGGACTGAATACCAG AAAAATAAGGAATCTTTGGAAACCCTACTTGGAAG TATAGGGACCTCCCCTCCACACATCACTGATGTTACTTGGCGTCTTCAATACCAAATAAAG AGCAACCAGCTGTACCGACACTACCGACCTGGCTATTTAGTTAATTTAACTGTAGAG AGTTCTGATGCCAACCAAAAGCCAGACATTAGTTTTAATTGTTCCATGGAACAATTGCAG GATTTGTTAGGAAAGCTTAGAGATGCAGCCAAAAGCCTAGAGAGGACTTCTCAGATGTGA